Proteins co-encoded in one Sander vitreus isolate 19-12246 chromosome 9, sanVit1, whole genome shotgun sequence genomic window:
- the lpar3 gene encoding lysophosphatidic acid receptor 3, which translates to MAQQNSCHYNESMGFFYNNSNAEDSWNKPKLILVQVVGSLFCCFILVSNAMVIAAVITNKRFHYPFYYLLANLAASDFLAGIAYVYLMFNTGEVSRKLTVKGYFIRQGLLDISLSASLANLLVIALERYISVMNWKVHSNLTKRRVTLLIVLVWAISIFMGAVPSLGWNCICNLSDCSQLAPIFSRSYLIFWSVSNLVVFLVMVVIYSRIYTYVKRKTAVLTPHTSGSINRKRTPIKLIKTVMVVLGAFVICWTPGLVVLLLDGLNCTSCDVMKLKTWLLLLAVLNSVMNPCIYSYKDEEMWTTFKNLMRCIGNGTRRQRSTRANARPLSSGQDTGNSQPPSEETKNDDQGIL; encoded by the exons ATGGCCCAACAGAACAGCTGTCATTATAATGAGTCCATGGGCTTCTtctacaacaacagcaacgCTGAGGATAGCTGGAACAAACCCAAGCTCATCCTGGTGCAGGTGGTGGGCTCTCTCTTCTGCTGTTTCATCCTGGTCTCCAACGCCATGGTCATAGCTGCTGTCATCACCAATAAGAGGTTTCACTATCCTTTCTACTATCTTCTAGCCAACCTCGCCGCCTCGGACTTCCTGGCAGGCATAGCGTACGTGTACCTCATGTTTAACACAGGTGAGGTGTCGCGGAAACTAACAGTTAAAGGATACTTCATTCGTCAAGGTCTTCTGGACATCAGTCTCTCAGCTTCGCTGGCTAACCTGCTGGTAATAGCGCTAGAGCGCTACATCTCCGTCATGAACTGGAAAGTCCACAGTAACCTGACGAAGAGGAGGGTGACCCTGTTGATCGTGCTGGTGTGGGCCATCTCCATCTTCATGGGGGCTGTGCCGAGTCTGGGCTGGAACTGCATCTGCAACCTGAGCGACTGCTCCCAGCTGGCTCCCATCTTCAGCAGGAGCTACCTGATCTTCTGGTCTGTGTCTAACCTGGTGGTGTTCCTGGTGATGGTGGTCATCTATTCGAGGATCTACACCTACGTCAAAAGGAAGACGGCAGTGCTGACGCCACACACCAGCGGCTCCATCAACCGCAAGAGGACGCCCATTAAGCTCATCAAGACGGTCATGGTTGTGCTCG GGGCCTTTGTGATCTGCTGGACCCCCGGCCTGGTGGTTCTGCTGCTGGACGGCCTCAACTGCACGAGTTGTGACGTCATGAAATTAAAAACGTGGCTGCTGCTCCTGGCTGTACTCAACTCCGTTATGAACCCTTGCATCTACTCCTACAAGGATGAGGAAATGTGGACAACCTTCAAGAACCTCATGCGCTGCATTGGTAACGGCACGCGACGGCAGCGGTCGACGAGGGCCAACGCCAGGCCGCTTAGCTCTGGTCAGGATACGGGAAACAGTCAGCCTCCCTCAGAGGAGACAAAAAATGACGATCAGGGCATTCTTTAA
- the mcoln2 gene encoding mucolipin-2 isoform X1, whose product MELLVRYLDRSNSISSVSTQDIIKEDNLRDDLQYYFMSPCEKYRARRQLPWKLVVQILKIVMITTQLILFGLNNQLVVSYKEENTMALKNLFLKDYGGVDEDDYSVAVYTQQSVYDSLFYVLDQYSQLGRLSVGSIGYGEEKDGKLLSLVICKQYYKRGSMEPSDEVNDIDAQLETVCMSHDPKTADQWKTQNSSFFDLDFYRLVDIKITFQLKGINLQTVRSRELPDCYLFNVTITFDNQCHSGKVKIFLDIDTQSCACRDWKISGTAQKNTHYLLVFDGFVILVCLTSAVLCTRSIVLAVRLLQRFSRFFHENYNRKVCEDDQKEFLNGWYVLVIVSDLLAIIGSILKMEIQAKSLTSYDVCSIFLGTSTLLVWVGVIRYLGYFQKYNVLILTMQAAFPKVLRFCCCAGMIYLGYTFCGWIVLGPYHEKFEGLSRVAECLFSLLNGDDMFTTFAQLKDKNTLVWLFSRAYLYSFISLFIYMVLSLFIALITDSYETIKRFQKDGFPLTDLQKFLREQNDFPVLEESSQTDAYVRYSVLCCCQRVPESDAVILIS is encoded by the exons ATGGAATTATTGGTTCGATATCTGGACCGGAGCAATTCAATTAG CTCTGTCTCAACCCAAGACATTATCAAAGAGGATAACCTGAGAGATGACCTGCAGTATTACTTCATGAGCCCGTGTGAAAAGTACCGGGCCCGAAGACAATTACCCTGGAAACTTGTTGTGCAGATTCTGAAAATCGTCATGATCACCACACAA CTCATCCTGTTCGGCCTCAACAACCAGCTGGTGGTGTCCTATAAGGAGGAGAACACGATGGCCCTCAAAAACCTTTTCCTGAAGGACTACGGTGGGGTGGATGAGGACGACTACAGTGTTGCTGTCTACACCCAACAAAGTGTTTACGACAGTCTGTTTTATGTCCTGGATCAG TACAGCCAGTTGGGCCGGCTCTCTGTGGGTTCCATTGGTTACGGTGAGGAAAAAGACGGCAAGCTGCTGTCTCTCGTCATCTGTAAACAGTACTACAAGAGAGGCAGCATGGAGCCCTCAGATGAGGTCAATGATATAGACGCCCAGCTGGAGACAG TTTGCATGTCGCATGATCCAAAGACTGCAGACCAATGGAAAACCCAGAATTCATCATTTTTTGATCTGGACTTTTACAG GCTGGTTGACATCAAAATAACCTTCCAGCTGAAGGGAATTAACctacagacggtgcgttcacggGAGTTACCTGATTGCTACTTGTTCAACGTTACG ATAACATTTGACAACCAGTGTCACAGTGGAAAGGTGAAAATATTCTTGGACATAGACACTCAGAGCTGTGCATGTCGAGACTGGAAGATATCTGGGACAG ctCAGAAGAACACACACTATCTTCTGGTGTTTGACGGCTTCGTCATTCTTGTTTGCCTCACGTCAGCTGTGCTGTGCACCCGCTCCATCGTGCTGGCTGTCAGGTTACTCCAG AGATTCTCCAGATTCTTCCACGAGAACTACAACCGTAAAGTGTGTGAGGATGACCAGAAGGAGTTCCTGAACGGCTGGTATGTGCTGGTCATCGTCAGCGACCTCTTGGCCATAATTGGATCCATACTAAAGATGGAAATACAAGCAAAG AGTCTGACCAGTTATGATGTATGCAGTATCTTCCTGGGAACGTCCACATTATTGGTGTGGGTCGGCGTGATCAGGTACCTGGGATACTTCCAGAAATACAAT GTGTTGATTTTAACCATGCAAGCAGCCTTCCCCAAGGTCCTGCGTTTCTGCTGCTGTGCCGGCATGATCTACCTTGGCTACACCTTCTGCGGGTGGATCGTACTGGGGCCATACCACGAGAAG TTTGAGGGCCTGAGTCGTGTGGCGGAGTGCCTCTTCTCCTTGTTGAACGGAGACGACATGTTTACCACCTTCGCCCAGCTGAAGGACAAAAACACTTTGGTGTGGCTCTTCAGCCGGGCCTACCTCTACTCCTTCATCTCCCTGTTCATCTACATGGTGCTGTCGCTCTTCATCGCCCTCATCACCGACTCCTATGAGACCATCAAG AGGTTTCAAAAGGACGGATTCCCACTGACGGACCTTCAGAAGTTCCTCAGAGAGCAGAACGATTTTCCTGTTCTAGAGGAGAGCAGTCAGACAGACGCTTACGTCAGATACTCTGTGTTGTGCTGCTGCCAACG AGTTCCTGAAAGTGACGCTGTCATCCTGATCAGCTGA
- the mcoln2 gene encoding mucolipin-2 isoform X2, whose protein sequence is MRTTTVLLSTPNKVFTTVCFMSWISQLGRLSVGSIGYGEEKDGKLLSLVICKQYYKRGSMEPSDEVNDIDAQLETVCMSHDPKTADQWKTQNSSFFDLDFYRLVDIKITFQLKGINLQTVRSRELPDCYLFNVTITFDNQCHSGKVKIFLDIDTQSCACRDWKISGTAQKNTHYLLVFDGFVILVCLTSAVLCTRSIVLAVRLLQRFSRFFHENYNRKVCEDDQKEFLNGWYVLVIVSDLLAIIGSILKMEIQAKSLTSYDVCSIFLGTSTLLVWVGVIRYLGYFQKYNVLILTMQAAFPKVLRFCCCAGMIYLGYTFCGWIVLGPYHEKFEGLSRVAECLFSLLNGDDMFTTFAQLKDKNTLVWLFSRAYLYSFISLFIYMVLSLFIALITDSYETIKRFQKDGFPLTDLQKFLREQNDFPVLEESSQTDAYVRYSVLCCCQRVPESDAVILIS, encoded by the exons ATGAGGACGACTACAGTGTTGCTGTCTACACCCAACAAAGTGTTTACGACAGTCTGTTTTATGTCCTGGATCAG CCAGTTGGGCCGGCTCTCTGTGGGTTCCATTGGTTACGGTGAGGAAAAAGACGGCAAGCTGCTGTCTCTCGTCATCTGTAAACAGTACTACAAGAGAGGCAGCATGGAGCCCTCAGATGAGGTCAATGATATAGACGCCCAGCTGGAGACAG TTTGCATGTCGCATGATCCAAAGACTGCAGACCAATGGAAAACCCAGAATTCATCATTTTTTGATCTGGACTTTTACAG GCTGGTTGACATCAAAATAACCTTCCAGCTGAAGGGAATTAACctacagacggtgcgttcacggGAGTTACCTGATTGCTACTTGTTCAACGTTACG ATAACATTTGACAACCAGTGTCACAGTGGAAAGGTGAAAATATTCTTGGACATAGACACTCAGAGCTGTGCATGTCGAGACTGGAAGATATCTGGGACAG ctCAGAAGAACACACACTATCTTCTGGTGTTTGACGGCTTCGTCATTCTTGTTTGCCTCACGTCAGCTGTGCTGTGCACCCGCTCCATCGTGCTGGCTGTCAGGTTACTCCAG AGATTCTCCAGATTCTTCCACGAGAACTACAACCGTAAAGTGTGTGAGGATGACCAGAAGGAGTTCCTGAACGGCTGGTATGTGCTGGTCATCGTCAGCGACCTCTTGGCCATAATTGGATCCATACTAAAGATGGAAATACAAGCAAAG AGTCTGACCAGTTATGATGTATGCAGTATCTTCCTGGGAACGTCCACATTATTGGTGTGGGTCGGCGTGATCAGGTACCTGGGATACTTCCAGAAATACAAT GTGTTGATTTTAACCATGCAAGCAGCCTTCCCCAAGGTCCTGCGTTTCTGCTGCTGTGCCGGCATGATCTACCTTGGCTACACCTTCTGCGGGTGGATCGTACTGGGGCCATACCACGAGAAG TTTGAGGGCCTGAGTCGTGTGGCGGAGTGCCTCTTCTCCTTGTTGAACGGAGACGACATGTTTACCACCTTCGCCCAGCTGAAGGACAAAAACACTTTGGTGTGGCTCTTCAGCCGGGCCTACCTCTACTCCTTCATCTCCCTGTTCATCTACATGGTGCTGTCGCTCTTCATCGCCCTCATCACCGACTCCTATGAGACCATCAAG AGGTTTCAAAAGGACGGATTCCCACTGACGGACCTTCAGAAGTTCCTCAGAGAGCAGAACGATTTTCCTGTTCTAGAGGAGAGCAGTCAGACAGACGCTTACGTCAGATACTCTGTGTTGTGCTGCTGCCAACG AGTTCCTGAAAGTGACGCTGTCATCCTGATCAGCTGA